Proteins co-encoded in one Bacteroidota bacterium genomic window:
- a CDS encoding ABC transporter ATP-binding protein has product MEIIKLQQIKKYYDMGGAEEVHALRGIDVNIGQNEYVAIMGPSGSGKSTLMNIIGCLDTPTTGLYEFNKVNVSDMNDDQLAKIRNKEIGFVFQTFNLLARSNALHNVELPLIYAGINKSERRKLAMQALEQVGLADRVMHKPNELSGGQRQRVAIARALVTHPSIILADEPTGNLDTKTGDEIMLLFEEIHKQGNTIILVTHEEYIAEHAKRIIRLRDGLVEVDEHVNRRKIVN; this is encoded by the coding sequence ATGGAAATTATTAAATTACAACAAATAAAAAAATACTATGATATGGGTGGCGCCGAAGAAGTGCACGCTCTGCGCGGTATCGATGTTAATATCGGTCAAAATGAATACGTTGCCATAATGGGACCTTCAGGTTCGGGCAAATCTACATTGATGAATATTATCGGGTGTCTGGATACACCTACGACCGGTTTGTATGAATTCAACAAAGTGAATGTGAGCGACATGAATGACGACCAGTTGGCGAAAATTAGGAATAAGGAAATCGGGTTCGTGTTTCAAACTTTCAATCTATTAGCACGCTCCAATGCGTTACATAATGTTGAGTTACCTCTGATTTATGCTGGAATAAATAAATCGGAACGACGCAAGTTAGCTATGCAAGCTTTGGAACAGGTTGGGCTTGCCGACAGAGTAATGCACAAACCTAACGAGCTATCGGGCGGGCAGCGGCAGCGTGTGGCAATTGCGCGGGCTTTAGTTACCCATCCGTCGATAATTCTTGCCGACGAGCCAACAGGAAATTTGGATACAAAAACCGGCGATGAAATTATGTTGCTCTTTGAAGAAATTCATAAGCAAGGTAATACGATTATCCTTGTTACACACGAAGAGTATATTGCCGAGCACGCTAAACGTATCATCCGGCTGCGTGATGGTTTAGTTGAAGTTGATGAACATGTAAATCGTCGTAAAATAGTAAATTAA
- a CDS encoding ABC transporter permease codes for MNFLFEIKEGLRIAFYAIRSNKMRSVLTTLGIVIGIVSVTMMATAIEGVDRKFQESASAFGANVLYVQKFPWVGHDDWSIYRNRRDIPLKVAEDIEQHATMVEAVAANVITVRPTQFEERNMKNAFITGTTDQYIYASGTNVSDGRFLSQEESNGGRPVCVIGANVVENLFPNQDPIGKFVKVGSLPYQIIGVLEKQGGLFGKFTSDNRVYIPLKSFMNQFGSKRDVTINIAAKKGADIEDVKEELRGIIRKSRGLKPSDADDFNLNEQELLVTTFSGFTAVIAAVGFFITGLSLFVGGIGIMNIMFVSVTERTKEIGIRKAIGAKRRTILIQFLIESSIICLLGGLLGLIISYPLSLLADKILPTAMPLSIVGIAIIISLVVGVVSGFLPAYRASRLNPVDALRYE; via the coding sequence ATGAATTTCCTGTTTGAAATAAAAGAAGGACTGAGGATTGCTTTCTATGCAATTCGTTCAAATAAAATGCGTTCAGTGCTAACCACACTTGGCATCGTTATTGGAATTGTCTCTGTAACGATGATGGCAACAGCAATCGAGGGTGTCGATCGTAAGTTTCAGGAAAGTGCCTCGGCTTTTGGTGCAAATGTTTTATACGTTCAAAAATTTCCTTGGGTTGGTCACGACGATTGGTCGATTTACCGCAACAGGCGCGATATCCCATTAAAAGTTGCTGAAGATATTGAACAACACGCCACGATGGTCGAAGCTGTTGCAGCAAACGTCATCACAGTTCGTCCAACTCAATTTGAAGAAAGGAATATGAAAAATGCCTTTATCACAGGCACAACCGATCAATATATTTATGCTTCAGGAACGAATGTATCCGATGGCAGATTTTTATCTCAAGAAGAATCCAACGGGGGGCGCCCGGTGTGTGTTATCGGAGCAAATGTAGTCGAAAATTTATTTCCCAATCAAGACCCGATAGGGAAGTTTGTGAAAGTCGGCTCGCTCCCTTATCAAATTATTGGTGTGTTGGAAAAACAAGGAGGTCTTTTCGGAAAATTCACATCCGACAATCGCGTTTATATTCCTCTCAAATCATTTATGAATCAATTCGGTTCAAAGCGCGATGTTACGATAAATATTGCCGCTAAAAAAGGTGCCGACATAGAAGATGTGAAAGAAGAATTAAGAGGAATAATCCGAAAATCACGCGGTTTAAAACCCTCGGATGCGGATGATTTTAATTTAAACGAACAAGAATTGTTGGTTACTACTTTTTCGGGCTTCACCGCTGTAATTGCTGCAGTAGGTTTTTTTATTACCGGCTTGTCGTTGTTTGTAGGCGGCATCGGTATAATGAATATTATGTTCGTGTCGGTTACCGAACGGACAAAAGAAATCGGAATTCGAAAAGCGATTGGCGCCAAACGGCGAACGATACTTATTCAATTTCTCATCGAGTCGTCTATAATTTGTTTGTTAGGCGGTTTGTTAGGTCTGATTATTTCCTACCCACTCAGTTTACTTGCCGATAAAATTTTGCCAACAGCGATGCCTCTTTCGATTGTAGGTATTGCAATTATCATCTCATTAGTAGTTGGTGTAGTATCAGGATTTTTACCAGCTTACCGTGCTTCACGTCTAAATCCGGTTGATGCCTTACGATATGAATAA